A part of Bacteroidia bacterium genomic DNA contains:
- a CDS encoding VIT domain-containing protein has translation MKSFLPKTKVTSLLLLISLLGCNPSKKITQTPEPQSVAAETPTPAGPPPALLVKSDDDTASHPLSISEIHLNVQVTGNMATTTLDITFFNPMDRLLEGQWYFPLADGQTVTRFAMDVNGKLREGVPVEKTKARVAYEQTVRQQIDPGLAEWSQGNNFKARVYPIPAEGYKRIVIAYQQELPTSAEGWLYQLPMNFPDKVKVFSVDVSVFKQEIEPKTDKNELANLFFSRWEEAYRASQTFNDYLPDQRLAFVVPKGQKDHRAWVEGISRDSAWFYLTAEVPPIPVIKKSSPAKVCVLWDQSHSASGRDREKELAVLNQYFESVNNPDIILVPFHILPQPAQSFSGQEKAAFTEVVKNLPNDGATRLEALDLKKYEADEFLLVTDGISTFGENEFDFTGKPVHTLTSGNAADFSLLRHIARATGGKFVNLNQLSTTEAVTTLNSSSLQFISASFNPTEVSALTPSLPQEVNQTFSMAGILLRDEATITLNYGFNGNVVRSQVIYLDRLKDAVSAVPVSTIWAGKTLRELDLQHEKNKSRILAIGKRFSLLTRETSLLVLDRVEDYVTHEITPPEELRETYADLLARKKEAETFELLSHLDLVAEGFYSRIEWWKREFAIPDKPYEQQSKREDEGRLLESNSVHSDLADDGAWSDFGGDDDFGSFDDIGESEEVADETTDEETVTSDIILREWNPDMPYLTELKAATKSGQFETYLELKSTYAVSPAFFLDVANFFQNEGKDDIALQVLSNIAEMELENHELLRVVARRLQQLGLYDEAIFIFKKITEIRPEEPQSWRDLGLTLADKGQYQEAVDQLYKVVSTPWDTRFPEIGILTAQEMNAVIARSTQPLNLQEIDERLLADLPTDIRVVLDWDADAVDMDLWVTDPRGEKCYYQHTSTEIGGMISSDFTGGYGPEEFLLKKAMKGKYKVQVNYYGTRQQRIAGPTNIQLKLITGYGRKNQQTKQITLRLEAESEVIEVGELSFE, from the coding sequence ATGAAATCATTTCTCCCGAAGACGAAAGTCACATCCCTCCTGCTGCTAATCTCTCTACTGGGTTGTAACCCCTCAAAAAAAATAACCCAAACCCCTGAACCACAATCGGTTGCTGCCGAAACACCAACTCCTGCCGGCCCGCCACCTGCTCTTCTTGTCAAATCGGATGATGATACCGCTTCTCACCCTCTTTCCATTTCAGAAATCCATCTGAATGTACAGGTCACGGGCAACATGGCGACGACTACCCTTGACATTACTTTTTTTAATCCTATGGACCGGTTGCTGGAAGGACAATGGTATTTCCCGCTGGCAGACGGCCAGACAGTTACCAGATTTGCCATGGATGTCAATGGCAAATTGCGCGAAGGCGTACCCGTAGAAAAGACTAAAGCACGGGTAGCCTACGAACAAACCGTCAGGCAGCAGATCGACCCGGGCCTTGCAGAATGGAGTCAGGGAAACAACTTCAAAGCCCGTGTTTACCCCATACCGGCGGAGGGTTACAAACGCATTGTCATAGCTTATCAGCAGGAATTGCCGACGTCAGCGGAGGGCTGGCTGTATCAGTTGCCCATGAATTTTCCGGATAAAGTCAAAGTGTTTTCTGTAGATGTTTCCGTCTTTAAGCAGGAAATTGAACCTAAAACAGACAAAAACGAACTTGCAAACTTGTTTTTTAGCCGATGGGAAGAAGCCTACCGGGCATCCCAGACATTTAATGACTATCTCCCCGACCAGCGGCTGGCTTTTGTAGTTCCCAAAGGTCAGAAAGACCATCGGGCATGGGTAGAGGGCATATCCCGGGACTCCGCCTGGTTTTACCTTACCGCAGAAGTTCCGCCCATTCCGGTGATAAAAAAATCATCCCCGGCCAAAGTATGCGTACTATGGGATCAATCTCACTCTGCCAGCGGTAGAGACAGAGAAAAAGAACTCGCGGTGCTCAACCAGTATTTCGAATCTGTCAACAACCCTGACATTATTCTCGTTCCCTTTCACATTCTTCCTCAACCTGCACAATCATTTTCCGGACAGGAAAAAGCTGCTTTTACCGAAGTGGTCAAAAATCTGCCCAACGACGGTGCAACGCGACTGGAGGCACTGGATCTGAAAAAATATGAAGCAGATGAATTTCTGCTCGTAACTGACGGAATATCAACCTTCGGAGAAAACGAATTTGACTTCACCGGCAAACCTGTCCACACCCTCACATCGGGCAATGCTGCCGATTTTTCGCTCCTTCGCCATATCGCCCGGGCTACCGGAGGGAAATTTGTCAACCTCAATCAACTCTCCACAACAGAGGCTGTTACAACCCTAAATTCCTCTTCCCTTCAGTTTATTTCTGCCAGCTTTAATCCCACCGAAGTATCTGCCCTTACGCCTTCTCTTCCGCAGGAGGTAAACCAGACTTTCTCCATGGCGGGAATCTTGCTGCGGGACGAGGCGACCATCACCCTCAATTATGGATTCAACGGAAATGTCGTGCGCAGTCAGGTTATTTACCTCGACCGGCTAAAAGATGCCGTAAGCGCTGTACCCGTAAGCACCATCTGGGCGGGAAAAACACTCCGTGAGCTTGATCTCCAGCACGAAAAAAACAAGTCCCGGATTTTGGCTATCGGCAAACGGTTTTCGCTCCTGACCCGTGAAACTTCGCTCCTCGTACTTGACCGGGTAGAAGACTATGTAACCCACGAAATCACCCCGCCGGAAGAGCTCCGCGAAACGTATGCAGATCTCCTCGCCCGGAAAAAAGAAGCGGAAACCTTCGAATTACTCAGCCATCTTGATCTGGTTGCTGAAGGTTTTTACAGCCGGATCGAATGGTGGAAAAGAGAATTTGCCATTCCCGACAAACCCTACGAACAACAGTCCAAACGGGAAGATGAAGGCAGACTATTGGAAAGCAATTCGGTGCACAGTGACTTAGCTGACGATGGAGCCTGGAGTGATTTTGGGGGCGATGATGATTTTGGAAGTTTTGATGATATCGGAGAATCTGAAGAAGTCGCAGATGAAACAACGGACGAAGAAACCGTAACCAGCGATATTATCCTGAGGGAATGGAATCCGGACATGCCCTACCTTACCGAACTGAAAGCCGCAACCAAATCAGGCCAGTTTGAGACCTATCTTGAACTCAAATCCACCTATGCCGTTTCCCCCGCCTTTTTTCTGGATGTCGCTAACTTTTTCCAGAATGAAGGAAAGGACGATATTGCCTTGCAGGTTTTGTCCAATATCGCAGAGATGGAACTCGAAAACCACGAGCTGTTGCGTGTAGTTGCGCGCCGCTTGCAGCAATTGGGCCTATATGATGAAGCCATCTTTATATTCAAAAAAATCACAGAAATACGCCCCGAAGAACCCCAATCCTGGCGCGACCTCGGGTTGACGCTTGCTGACAAAGGTCAATATCAGGAAGCGGTGGACCAGTTGTACAAGGTAGTAAGTACTCCATGGGATACCCGTTTTCCCGAAATCGGTATTCTCACTGCACAGGAAATGAACGCCGTCATCGCAAGAAGTACGCAGCCGCTGAATCTTCAGGAAATAGACGAACGGCTGCTGGCAGATCTTCCCACAGACATTCGCGTGGTGCTGGATTGGGATGCAGATGCCGTGGATATGGATCTTTGGGTAACTGATCCCCGGGGAGAAAAATGTTATTACCAGCACACATCTACGGAAATTGGCGGAATGATTTCTTCAGATTTTACCGGAGGATATGGACCCGAAGAATTTTTGCTCAAAAAAGCCATGAAAGGAAAATACAAAGTGCAGGTAAACTATTATGGAACCCGCCAGCAGCGGATTGCAGGGCCGACCAATATCCAGCTTAAACTGATCACGGGTTACGGTCGGAAAAATCAACAGACAAAACAAATCACCCTCCGGCTTGAAGCAGAAAGTGAAGTCATAGAAGTCGGAGAATTGAGTTTTGAATAA
- a CDS encoding alpha/beta hydrolase yields the protein MSEIFFSHANGFPARTYEVFFHHLQPHTVSYVDVFGLGEYQPGKTWRPMVQELIENVETRSQQRVWGLGHSFGGVLTLWAAIERPDLFKGIIMLDPPIFPWWFRLGMGIVHSLGISEKVIPIAKKASRRREKFDSRNEAYHYWKNKSLFKAFDPEAFDAYINYGLKPSPSGGFELTIPRSLESKLFATTPAKIGNTKPTVPSYYMYATQGVVPVKNIHQQQRIFSKTTFIPFEGQHMFPLEQPEKTAAFIKNIISGHVN from the coding sequence ATGAGTGAGATTTTCTTTTCCCACGCCAATGGTTTTCCAGCGAGAACATACGAAGTATTCTTCCACCACCTCCAGCCACATACCGTTTCCTATGTCGATGTTTTTGGATTAGGTGAATATCAGCCTGGCAAAACCTGGCGGCCCATGGTTCAGGAGTTGATTGAAAATGTAGAAACGCGAAGTCAACAACGGGTCTGGGGCCTGGGGCATTCTTTCGGTGGTGTACTTACTTTATGGGCGGCGATCGAAAGACCCGATCTGTTTAAAGGAATCATCATGCTCGATCCGCCGATTTTCCCCTGGTGGTTTCGGCTGGGAATGGGCATTGTGCATTCTCTGGGGATCTCTGAAAAGGTAATCCCCATTGCCAAAAAGGCCAGCCGCCGGAGGGAAAAATTTGACAGCCGGAATGAAGCCTATCATTACTGGAAGAATAAATCGCTGTTTAAAGCTTTTGATCCGGAAGCCTTCGATGCCTATATCAACTACGGGCTGAAGCCTTCTCCCTCCGGAGGATTTGAACTCACCATTCCCCGATCGCTGGAGAGCAAACTGTTTGCTACCACACCCGCCAAAATCGGCAATACAAAACCCACCGTGCCCAGCTACTATATGTATGCCACACAGGGAGTCGTTCCGGTAAAAAATATTCACCAGCAACAGCGCATCTTCTCAAAGACAACCTTCATTCCCTTCGAAGGACAACACATGTTTCCGCTCGAACAACCGGAAAAAACAGCTGCCTTTATCAAAAATATTATCTCCGGGCACGTAAACTAA
- a CDS encoding type II CAAX endopeptidase family protein, which translates to MEKHSFINRASSGNNKWPLYLAVIVLLVVGNVIISIPISFLLLYLGVNPADLQNLDSINPEDLGVHPALGLAILILPFVISIPILWFGLKYIHNRPFLSLISPLDQIDWKRLFVAMGFWFLLMVGFEVVAYLTEPENYTWTFNAATFFPSLLVVLLLIPLQTSLEELVFRGYLLQGFGLWFKRPWATVLLSSVLFGLMHIANPEIGEFGYGILLYYIGFGVIMAVITVMDERMEIALGVHAGNNIYGATVVTFSGSALQTPTLFTIGEYHVGLMVVVSLIASAIFIIIMMRKYDWKDWGKLFEKITPEEDIIEPPVSLP; encoded by the coding sequence ATGGAAAAACACAGCTTTATCAACCGGGCTTCCAGTGGCAACAACAAATGGCCATTGTACCTGGCGGTGATCGTTTTACTGGTAGTGGGAAATGTGATTATTTCTATTCCTATCAGTTTTCTTTTGTTGTATCTGGGGGTAAATCCTGCCGATTTGCAGAACCTTGACTCGATCAACCCTGAAGATTTGGGGGTACACCCGGCGTTAGGGCTGGCAATCCTGATTTTACCTTTTGTGATTTCGATTCCAATCTTGTGGTTTGGGTTGAAATATATTCACAACCGCCCATTTTTGTCGCTGATTTCTCCGCTAGACCAGATCGACTGGAAGCGGTTGTTTGTGGCAATGGGCTTCTGGTTTTTACTGATGGTAGGGTTTGAAGTAGTGGCTTATCTGACAGAGCCTGAAAATTATACGTGGACATTTAACGCCGCGACATTTTTTCCTTCCCTTCTGGTTGTATTGTTATTGATTCCTTTGCAGACCTCGCTGGAGGAACTTGTATTCAGGGGGTATTTGTTGCAGGGATTTGGTTTGTGGTTTAAACGCCCATGGGCTACGGTTTTGCTGTCTTCGGTATTGTTTGGCCTGATGCATATTGCCAATCCCGAGATCGGTGAGTTTGGGTATGGGATCTTGTTGTATTATATCGGGTTTGGGGTAATCATGGCCGTGATTACTGTGATGGATGAACGAATGGAAATCGCTTTGGGCGTACATGCCGGGAACAATATTTACGGCGCGACTGTAGTGACTTTTTCCGGCTCAGCCCTTCAGACGCCCACTTTGTTTACAATTGGTGAATATCACGTGGGGCTAATGGTTGTGGTTAGCCTTATCGCTTCGGCGATTTTTATTATCATCATGATGCGAAAATACGACTGGAAGGATTGGGGGAAATTATTTGAAAAAATCACCCCTGAGGAAGATATCATTGAACCACCAGTTTCTTTACCATAG
- a CDS encoding T9SS type A sorting domain-containing protein: MKTCYIFLFLNIGFLYGQPSGFVLNSEKILRISHSFRERSVCAHEYGGKIFMLGYSLACAGTSCTHASAMVVVDSEGKYLWSRRIGNPQTVSPKSSIADAAGNSYVTGQLSPAPFTDSKSFIYKIDSTGQLIWARLYGNYARHTPTKILVHRDTLYVAGFTDSFDNNDNGFLLKVSPDGEQQWLKYFFHSDYDIKFNDMLLGQSGNLQVAVSFRDWFGQSFASGIYSFDENGNNSGRFAFAGFDDLVSITENSDGSFSGVINKSSLSNGILGMAIFKTNPQISGLEWIRGHNINVSVADAVRGADDEIIITGKYGLSALTGQAYILSVDKLGNHLWNKTYGASAEGTISDLLALDNCQLFACGYANDVTGINPNWYYLRMNQQGETGGIADTMPGFSLDTLTASLTDIPLLVLNSTDTATNVNALFEIGVLVDSTTYSSFAEAENLCQSVGITDLLQTESFQIFPNPTSDFVQIKTFLPASAKPVLDITDLRGNRVFQGSVVNAFTEISLKDISPGIYFIRIKWKDGAMVKKLVVQ; the protein is encoded by the coding sequence ATGAAAACTTGCTACATCTTCCTCTTCCTCAATATTGGATTCCTCTACGGACAACCTTCCGGTTTTGTCCTGAACTCAGAGAAAATTCTCCGCATCTCCCACTCCTTTCGCGAGCGATCGGTCTGCGCCCACGAATATGGCGGAAAAATCTTCATGCTGGGCTATAGTCTCGCATGCGCAGGTACCAGTTGTACACATGCTTCCGCCATGGTCGTTGTGGACAGCGAAGGAAAATACCTCTGGTCCAGACGTATCGGTAACCCTCAGACGGTTTCTCCCAAAAGCAGTATCGCAGATGCGGCAGGAAATAGTTATGTGACCGGTCAGCTGAGCCCTGCACCTTTTACAGATTCCAAGTCCTTTATCTACAAAATTGATTCTACCGGTCAGTTGATATGGGCCAGGCTCTATGGCAATTATGCCCGCCATACTCCAACCAAAATCCTTGTCCACCGCGATACCCTTTACGTGGCGGGGTTTACAGATTCCTTTGACAATAATGACAATGGTTTTCTCCTGAAAGTGAGTCCGGATGGCGAACAACAATGGCTAAAGTATTTTTTCCACTCAGACTACGATATTAAATTTAATGATATGCTCCTCGGCCAGTCGGGCAACTTGCAGGTGGCCGTCTCCTTTCGCGACTGGTTTGGCCAATCCTTTGCCTCGGGTATATATTCTTTTGATGAGAATGGCAACAATTCGGGCAGATTTGCTTTTGCCGGGTTTGATGACCTTGTCTCCATCACCGAAAATTCCGACGGATCATTTTCCGGCGTCATCAATAAGTCCTCTTTAAGCAATGGGATTCTGGGAATGGCCATATTCAAAACCAATCCGCAAATATCTGGGCTGGAATGGATCAGAGGCCACAATATCAATGTCTCTGTTGCCGATGCCGTGCGTGGAGCCGACGATGAAATTATCATCACCGGAAAATACGGCCTCAGCGCTTTGACAGGCCAGGCTTATATTCTCTCCGTGGATAAATTGGGAAATCACCTGTGGAACAAAACTTACGGAGCCAGCGCTGAGGGCACGATCAGCGATCTCCTTGCGCTTGACAACTGTCAGTTATTTGCCTGTGGTTATGCCAATGATGTTACAGGCATTAACCCCAATTGGTATTACCTCAGGATGAATCAGCAGGGAGAAACTGGTGGCATTGCTGATACGATGCCGGGATTTTCACTCGATACGCTGACCGCTTCCCTTACCGATATTCCTTTGCTGGTTTTAAACAGCACCGACACGGCAACAAATGTGAATGCGCTCTTCGAAATAGGCGTGCTCGTAGATAGCACTACCTATTCCAGCTTCGCTGAAGCGGAAAATCTCTGCCAGTCTGTTGGTATAACAGACTTACTGCAAACAGAATCCTTCCAAATATTTCCCAACCCCACCTCGGATTTTGTGCAGATTAAGACATTCTTACCCGCTTCGGCAAAGCCTGTTCTGGATATAACCGACCTCCGGGGCAACCGGGTCTTTCAGGGCTCTGTTGTCAATGCTTTTACAGAAATTTCCCTGAAAGATATTTCTCCCGGAATCTACTTCATCAGAATTAAATGGAAAGATGGAGCTATGGTAAAGAAACTGGTGGTTCAATGA
- a CDS encoding FAD-binding dehydrogenase — translation MTSDVIIIGGGLAGITAAIELLDRNLRVILLDRNGEDRLGGLAVWSLGGLFYVDSPFHRKAGIKDSTELALSDWLSASEFDDDDIWPRRWAEHYVSNCTQEVYEWLKPKGVKYVPSVQWVERGLFRPGNSVPRFHLVWGSGRGLVNHLTSHLSQHPNRKNLTLMFRSDVTKLLTHNGKVSGVVGKNLDNGQPFEIEASHVIAAAGGITGDVNVVRQHWYKPWGAPPEKMLSGSHLVANGDIHRHVQEAGAHVTHLDRQWNYAAGVHHPDADHPDHGLSIIPPKSALWLNYHGERMGPMPLVSGYDSRYLVERICQEPKKYSWQVMNRKIADKELAVSGSMYNDALTQQKKWAFAKNILFGNRELVDTMIARCKDFVVANTVEELAGKMNALTGEKDIHPEILRKTIEAYDATIDRGEKYFNDEQLRRIVHLRQYSGERLRTCKFQKIMDSGALPLIAVREFILARKTIGGIKTDLQCRVLTPDDQVVEGLYAIGEAAGFGGGGIHGLRALEGTFLGNCVFNGRAVVRGMV, via the coding sequence ATGACCTCTGACGTAATCATTATTGGCGGCGGCCTCGCAGGAATTACCGCTGCTATCGAACTCCTCGACCGCAACTTGCGGGTAATCTTACTTGACCGCAACGGCGAGGATCGTTTGGGTGGCCTGGCCGTATGGTCGCTCGGCGGGCTGTTTTATGTAGATTCTCCCTTCCATCGAAAAGCGGGGATCAAGGATAGCACCGAACTCGCCCTCAGTGACTGGCTTTCTGCTTCAGAATTTGATGATGACGACATCTGGCCCCGACGGTGGGCCGAACACTACGTCAGCAACTGTACGCAGGAAGTCTATGAATGGCTCAAACCCAAAGGGGTAAAATATGTGCCCTCCGTGCAGTGGGTAGAGCGGGGGCTTTTCCGGCCCGGCAACTCAGTGCCCCGGTTTCACCTTGTCTGGGGCTCCGGACGCGGGCTGGTCAATCATCTGACGAGTCATCTGTCGCAACACCCCAACCGGAAAAATCTGACTCTGATGTTTCGCAGCGACGTAACAAAACTGCTTACCCATAATGGAAAAGTAAGTGGGGTAGTGGGGAAAAATCTCGATAACGGTCAGCCCTTCGAAATAGAAGCCAGCCATGTGATCGCCGCTGCGGGAGGTATTACCGGCGATGTGAATGTAGTCAGACAACACTGGTATAAGCCCTGGGGCGCACCACCCGAAAAAATGCTTTCGGGATCGCATCTTGTCGCCAACGGCGACATCCACCGCCACGTCCAAGAAGCTGGCGCCCATGTCACCCACCTCGACCGGCAGTGGAATTATGCCGCCGGAGTACACCACCCGGATGCAGATCACCCGGATCATGGCCTGAGCATCATTCCCCCCAAATCTGCCCTATGGCTTAATTACCACGGAGAGCGTATGGGGCCCATGCCGCTGGTTTCTGGTTATGACTCCCGCTACCTGGTAGAACGCATCTGTCAGGAACCCAAAAAATACTCCTGGCAGGTGATGAACCGCAAAATCGCGGACAAAGAACTGGCAGTTTCCGGCTCCATGTACAACGATGCGCTTACGCAGCAGAAAAAATGGGCATTTGCCAAAAATATTCTATTCGGCAACCGCGAACTCGTAGACACGATGATTGCCCGATGCAAGGATTTTGTTGTTGCAAACACGGTCGAAGAACTCGCCGGAAAAATGAATGCCCTTACCGGGGAAAAAGACATTCACCCAGAAATCCTTCGGAAAACCATTGAAGCCTATGATGCTACGATTGACCGCGGAGAAAAATACTTCAACGACGAACAACTTCGACGAATCGTTCATCTCCGTCAGTATAGCGGGGAGCGGCTTCGTACGTGTAAGTTCCAAAAAATCATGGACAGCGGCGCTTTACCGTTGATTGCCGTCAGGGAGTTTATCCTCGCCCGGAAAACCATTGGCGGCATCAAAACGGACCTGCAGTGCCGGGTGCTGACACCCGATGATCAAGTAGTGGAGGGGTTGTATGCAATCGGAGAAGCCGCGGGTTTTGGTGGCGGAGGAATTCACGGACTGAGAGCGCTGGAAGGCACGTTTTTGGGAAATTGTGTGTTTAATGGGAGGGCGGTTGTTAGGGGTATGGTTTAG
- a CDS encoding tetratricopeptide repeat protein: protein MMMKDIPQVILACLLFFPVLGQAQQKHDPDSLLNLYNLEVDENQKLFLLAHLYNAFLYSDWKQSFHYAQLELQLAQKLRDTTHIAMAHYHLGVLYNNADKADSARAYYLLANDIFQQTGNTSRQLEVKHALAILAYEEGNYPEALAMIDQNIQSLEAFPEKVSDLSMCYDLRGMINLYLGYHTIALENSLTALNLQNQIDEPLRKADVLNHLAGLEMQFQHLQQSIDYNLEALKIYEAYDDKYYQAQANNDIGNVFFYQKNYSEAQSYLLKSKSLAREIGSRDLEATAMANLGKLYRVEKKYAQSLEILGQSLNLLSTGPNLNKKAEALIDMAMTRNDMNQPEKAIPLLSRAIALTDSISAKDNLRQAYFNRAKSFELMGDFKKALKDYQLYDSISDSLYNKTRSRQIEEMRTIYETEKKEKALLIQENENEILRQDARLRSFQIQMLIVGTVLIVGIAALLFIIYRQRVIRRQIIQEEERKALEQELEFRRRELTTHALHLVSKNKLLTSLKDAIEKIKTEAEEKAPFASLIGSIDQDLRGDADWENFEKYFRQVYSDFDEKINRAFSELTGNEIRMITLMKMNLSTKEIAAILNITPESVNKARYRLRKKLNLDTDQNLQQFILAL, encoded by the coding sequence ATGATGATGAAGGATATTCCGCAAGTAATCCTTGCCTGTTTATTGTTTTTCCCTGTTTTGGGCCAGGCGCAGCAAAAACACGACCCCGACAGTCTGCTCAATTTGTATAACCTCGAAGTCGACGAAAACCAAAAGCTTTTTCTTCTTGCTCACCTCTATAATGCCTTTTTGTATAGCGACTGGAAGCAGTCTTTTCACTATGCACAACTGGAACTTCAGCTTGCTCAAAAACTCCGTGATACTACACATATTGCCATGGCCCATTATCACCTCGGTGTGCTTTACAACAATGCCGATAAGGCCGATTCGGCCAGGGCTTATTACCTGCTGGCGAATGATATTTTTCAGCAAACCGGCAACACCTCGCGCCAGTTGGAGGTAAAACATGCGCTCGCCATTCTGGCTTATGAGGAGGGAAATTATCCTGAAGCGCTGGCGATGATTGATCAGAATATTCAATCGCTGGAAGCTTTCCCTGAAAAAGTTTCTGATCTGTCTATGTGTTATGACCTCCGGGGAATGATCAACCTGTATCTCGGCTATCATACCATTGCGCTGGAAAATTCGCTCACCGCCCTGAATCTTCAAAATCAGATCGACGAGCCGCTGCGCAAAGCAGATGTGCTCAACCATCTCGCAGGCCTCGAAATGCAGTTTCAGCACCTTCAGCAATCCATCGATTATAACCTCGAAGCACTGAAAATATACGAAGCCTATGACGACAAATATTATCAGGCGCAGGCTAATAATGATATCGGTAACGTCTTTTTTTACCAGAAGAACTATTCAGAGGCGCAATCCTATCTGCTCAAAAGCAAATCTCTCGCCCGGGAAATCGGTTCCCGCGACCTGGAAGCTACGGCAATGGCAAATCTGGGCAAACTCTACCGCGTTGAAAAAAAATACGCGCAATCGCTGGAAATCCTGGGTCAAAGTCTTAATCTCCTTTCTACCGGCCCCAACCTCAACAAAAAAGCAGAGGCGCTCATCGATATGGCAATGACCCGCAACGATATGAACCAGCCGGAAAAAGCGATTCCCCTGCTGTCGCGGGCCATTGCACTGACAGATAGCATTTCCGCAAAAGATAACCTCCGGCAGGCGTACTTCAACCGGGCAAAATCTTTCGAACTGATGGGCGATTTCAAAAAAGCATTAAAGGATTATCAACTGTACGATTCGATCAGCGATTCGCTCTACAACAAAACCCGCTCCCGGCAGATTGAGGAAATGCGCACGATTTACGAGACGGAGAAAAAGGAAAAAGCCCTCCTTATTCAGGAAAACGAAAACGAAATTCTCAGACAGGATGCTCGCCTTCGATCCTTTCAGATCCAGATGCTGATTGTGGGAACGGTTCTAATTGTCGGAATCGCAGCCCTGCTTTTTATTATCTACCGCCAGCGGGTGATCCGCCGGCAAATCATTCAGGAAGAAGAGCGAAAGGCATTAGAGCAGGAACTCGAATTTCGCCGCCGGGAGCTCACCACCCATGCTCTTCACCTCGTATCCAAAAACAAATTGCTCACCAGCCTCAAAGACGCCATCGAAAAAATCAAAACCGAAGCGGAAGAAAAAGCGCCTTTTGCCAGTCTGATTGGTTCCATTGACCAGGATTTGCGGGGGGATGCGGATTGGGAAAATTTTGAGAAATATTTCCGCCAGGTGTATTCCGATTTTGACGAAAAAATCAACCGGGCCTTCTCTGAACTCACAGGAAATGAAATCCGGATGATTACGCTGATGAAAATGAATCTTTCCACCAAAGAAATTGCTGCCATCCTCAACATTACTCCGGAGAGTGTCAACAAAGCCCGCTATCGCCTGCGCAAAAAACTCAACCTCGACACCGACCAGAACCTCCAGCAGTTTATTCTGGCGTTGTGA
- a CDS encoding transcriptional regulator, with the protein MNIRPIKTDEDYYLALARLEEIFDSPVNSAEGDEAEVLSLLIENFEDKYYPIESPDPIEAIKIRMEEMNYKQKDLVGIIGGKSRVSEILNRKKKLTVEMIRKLTEILKLPSEILIQDYQLAK; encoded by the coding sequence ATGAATATTCGACCGATAAAAACTGATGAAGATTATTATCTGGCCTTAGCCAGATTAGAAGAAATTTTCGACTCGCCGGTAAACAGCGCGGAAGGAGATGAGGCTGAAGTATTGTCATTGCTAATTGAAAATTTTGAGGACAAATATTATCCCATAGAATCTCCGGACCCCATTGAGGCGATAAAAATCCGAATGGAGGAAATGAATTATAAACAGAAGGACTTAGTCGGTATCATCGGCGGGAAAAGCCGTGTTTCTGAAATTCTCAACCGGAAAAAGAAGTTGACAGTAGAAATGATTCGAAAACTTACCGAAATCCTAAAACTTCCCTCAGAAATATTGATTCAAGATTATCAACTGGCTAAATAA
- a CDS encoding type II toxin-antitoxin system HigB family toxin: MLRIIAKRTLREYWEIHPYSEQHLKTWYETAKKSNWNNFNEIKKTYRSASIVSNDRVVFNIKGNNYRLIVKFNFERNWAFIRFIGTHKEYDKIDGSLI, from the coding sequence ATGTTGAGAATAATTGCGAAAAGGACATTAAGAGAATACTGGGAAATCCATCCTTACAGTGAGCAACATCTGAAGACGTGGTATGAAACTGCAAAAAAGTCAAATTGGAATAACTTCAATGAGATAAAAAAGACGTACCGAAGCGCAAGTATTGTCAGCAATGATCGGGTTGTGTTCAATATCAAAGGGAACAATTATCGTCTGATTGTCAAATTTAATTTTGAGCGAAATTGGGCCTTCATACGATTTATTGGCACTCACAAAGAGTACGATAAAATAGACGGTTCACTCATTTAA
- a CDS encoding DoxX family protein, translating into MITTIWILKGLIAALFAFVGANKMLIPKTSLLKKGMKGLVNLDEKQIKIAGILEVLGAIGLFLPSVLNYYPILSAVSALCLGLTMIVAGLINYKLKLSIIPNIVIFAICIFIAYWEVK; encoded by the coding sequence ATGATAACGACTATTTGGATTTTAAAAGGACTAATTGCGGCATTATTTGCTTTTGTTGGAGCAAACAAAATGCTTATTCCCAAAACAAGTCTTCTTAAAAAAGGAATGAAAGGGCTTGTAAACCTTGATGAAAAACAAATCAAAATAGCGGGGATTTTAGAAGTTTTAGGTGCAATAGGTTTATTTTTACCTTCAGTACTGAATTACTATCCTATTTTGTCTGCAGTTTCGGCCTTATGCTTGGGTTTGACGATGATTGTAGCAGGATTGATAAACTACAAACTAAAACTTTCTATTATACCTAATATTGTAATATTTGCTATCTGCATTTTTATTGCATATTGGGAGGTTAAATAG